From one Pseudothermotoga sp. genomic stretch:
- a CDS encoding ABC transporter substrate-binding protein, with translation MKKFFVLLLTVLLTALTFTQVSLPREETVYVAGALWGPATTWNLYAAQSTWGTDQFLFVPAFIYDLGRDAWLPMIAESYRFVSDKTIRIKIRDQAKWSDGVPITAHDYVYTFELTKKLGIGPGTGWSDYIEYVKAVDTKTVEFKARQDNLNYFQFLSYSLGTDPMPKHVYEKLEAQGVNIRDWVNDNPKEQVVSGPYKLFYYDPNIVIYERIDNWWGKDIFGLPRPKYIAHVIYKDNPAASLAVEQGDVDWAGLFIPSVWELWEKKKLPIGTWYKKEPYYLPDGVGFVYINNTKPGLNNSVVRKAIAYAVPYSEMLKKAYFGYGSQAHPSMVIDLFEPNKQYIDYELAKKTFGTADGRVPTNLSLANKILDDAGFKKGRDGIRVSPDGTRLGPYTISVPYGWTDWMMMCEMIAKNLREIGIDVATEFPDFSVWADRMTKGTFDLIISWSVGPGFDHPLNIYRFVLDKRLSAPVGEVTWAGDWERYDNDEIVKLLDSAVSTLDPAVRKKAYYRIQEIIYRDMPSVPAFYTAHWYEYSERFWIKWPSEENPYWFRPSPWHANTLPTLFGISPKSKPQPIPSWFETTEKGGYLIPTTKVFADLQAAGK, from the coding sequence GTGAAGAAGTTCTTTGTTTTACTGTTAACAGTTTTACTCACTGCATTGACTTTCACCCAGGTGTCTCTACCCAGGGAAGAAACGGTGTACGTGGCTGGTGCACTTTGGGGGCCGGCCACGACTTGGAATCTGTATGCAGCACAGTCCACTTGGGGAACTGACCAATTTCTGTTCGTGCCAGCGTTCATCTACGATCTTGGAAGAGATGCATGGCTTCCGATGATCGCAGAAAGCTATCGCTTTGTGAGCGATAAGACCATACGGATCAAGATCAGAGATCAAGCAAAATGGAGTGATGGTGTTCCCATCACGGCTCACGATTATGTTTACACTTTTGAACTCACGAAGAAGCTCGGAATAGGCCCTGGGACCGGTTGGAGTGACTACATCGAGTATGTGAAAGCGGTGGACACAAAGACCGTTGAGTTCAAAGCGAGGCAAGATAATCTGAACTACTTCCAGTTCCTCTCTTACTCTCTAGGTACAGATCCTATGCCGAAGCATGTGTACGAAAAACTTGAAGCTCAAGGTGTGAACATAAGAGACTGGGTCAACGATAATCCCAAAGAGCAGGTGGTCTCTGGGCCTTACAAGCTGTTCTACTATGATCCAAACATAGTGATTTACGAAAGGATCGACAATTGGTGGGGCAAAGACATATTTGGTCTCCCGAGACCCAAATACATCGCGCACGTGATTTACAAAGATAACCCCGCAGCGAGCCTCGCGGTTGAGCAAGGAGACGTCGACTGGGCTGGTTTGTTCATACCCAGCGTGTGGGAACTGTGGGAGAAGAAAAAACTTCCGATCGGGACATGGTATAAGAAAGAACCTTATTATTTGCCAGATGGTGTCGGTTTTGTCTACATCAACAACACCAAACCTGGTTTGAACAATTCAGTGGTGAGAAAAGCCATAGCTTACGCTGTTCCATACAGTGAGATGTTGAAGAAAGCTTACTTTGGATACGGAAGCCAAGCTCATCCATCGATGGTCATCGATCTGTTCGAACCGAACAAGCAGTACATCGATTACGAGCTTGCGAAAAAAACGTTCGGGACTGCTGATGGAAGGGTTCCGACAAACCTCAGTCTAGCCAACAAAATACTCGATGACGCGGGTTTCAAGAAAGGTAGAGACGGCATAAGAGTATCACCCGATGGTACGAGGCTGGGACCCTACACGATCTCTGTTCCATATGGTTGGACTGATTGGATGATGATGTGTGAAATGATAGCTAAAAACCTCAGAGAGATAGGGATAGATGTTGCGACAGAATTTCCAGACTTTTCAGTTTGGGCGGACAGAATGACCAAGGGAACGTTCGATCTCATAATCTCTTGGAGTGTCGGTCCCGGTTTCGATCATCCGCTGAACATCTACAGATTTGTTCTCGACAAGAGGCTTTCCGCACCTGTGGGTGAAGTGACTTGGGCTGGAGATTGGGAAAGGTATGACAATGACGAGATCGTGAAATTACTCGATTCGGCAGTTTCAACGCTCGATCCTGCGGTCAGAAAGAAAGCTTACTACAGGATTCAGGAAATAATCTACAGGGATATGCCGAGTGTTCCTGCGTTCTACACCGCTCACTGGTATGAATACTCCGAAAGATTCTGGATCAAATGGCCATCCGAAGAGAATCCATACTGGTTCAGACCATCTCCATGGCATGCCAACACTCTGCCAACACTGTTTGGAATATCTCCGAAGAGCAAACCACAACCTATTCCTTCTTGGTTTGAAACGACGGAAAAGGGTGGTTATCTGATACCTACTACCAAAGTTTTTGCTGATTTACAAGCGGCTGGCAAGTAA